Proteins from one Halovivax limisalsi genomic window:
- a CDS encoding heme o synthase has protein sequence MTAEAFPSPIRTRSRFAALLAATSLGVYLLIIIGATTSVTDAAATCTTWPTCEPPTNPLSQTELAIAWAHRLAAIVVGLLVVATAIAAWLGDTSARVRSTMLVAVGLYALQIGVGAVTATDGPDALVPGLHLGLGVAVFGAVVLSLAWDLERATGSDDDVDRSVATEPADPLEDAPEPGIHPTPDDLADRIKLTATAYLSMTKPRLMWLLCLVAAAGMALAAGPALDGATAVATLLGGVLAIGASGTFNHVLERDVDRRMNRTADRPLATDLVPIRNAVCFGIGLSTASIAVFLTINGLAAALGLVAILFYSVVYTLVLKPNTVQNTVIGGAAGALPALIGWAAVTNEIGLPALALAGVIFLWTPAHFYNLALAYREDYARGGFPMMPVVRGETVTRKHIVYYLGATLVGAAVLAWLSDLGVLFAATTVAFGGVFLWAAVELHFARTDRAALRSFHASNAFLGAVLVAILIDAMVLV, from the coding sequence GTGACCGCCGAGGCATTTCCGTCACCGATCCGAACCAGATCGCGCTTTGCCGCCTTGCTCGCAGCGACGTCCCTCGGCGTCTACCTCCTCATCATTATCGGCGCGACGACGTCTGTCACCGACGCCGCCGCGACCTGTACGACCTGGCCGACCTGTGAACCACCGACGAACCCGCTGAGCCAGACGGAACTGGCGATCGCGTGGGCCCACCGACTCGCCGCCATCGTCGTCGGCCTGCTGGTCGTGGCGACGGCAATCGCGGCCTGGCTGGGCGATACGTCCGCACGGGTGCGGTCGACGATGCTCGTGGCCGTCGGGCTCTACGCGCTCCAGATCGGCGTGGGCGCCGTCACGGCGACGGACGGGCCGGACGCGCTCGTTCCGGGGCTGCACCTCGGACTCGGGGTGGCCGTCTTCGGCGCCGTCGTCCTCTCGCTCGCGTGGGATCTCGAGCGCGCGACCGGGAGCGACGACGACGTCGACCGCTCGGTGGCGACCGAGCCGGCCGACCCGCTGGAAGACGCCCCGGAACCGGGGATACATCCGACGCCAGACGACCTCGCCGACCGGATCAAACTGACCGCCACGGCGTACCTCTCGATGACGAAACCGCGCCTGATGTGGTTGCTCTGTCTCGTCGCCGCCGCCGGGATGGCGCTGGCTGCGGGCCCGGCCCTCGACGGCGCCACCGCCGTCGCGACGCTCCTCGGCGGCGTCCTGGCCATCGGGGCCTCGGGGACGTTCAATCACGTCCTCGAACGAGACGTCGACCGCCGGATGAACCGGACGGCCGACCGGCCGCTCGCGACCGATCTCGTCCCGATCAGGAACGCCGTCTGTTTCGGAATCGGGCTGTCGACCGCCTCGATCGCCGTCTTCCTGACGATCAACGGACTCGCGGCGGCGCTCGGGCTGGTCGCCATCCTCTTTTACAGCGTCGTCTACACGCTGGTTCTCAAGCCCAACACCGTCCAGAACACCGTCATCGGCGGCGCGGCGGGCGCGCTGCCGGCGCTCATCGGCTGGGCCGCCGTCACGAACGAGATCGGGCTCCCGGCGCTCGCGCTCGCGGGCGTGATCTTCCTCTGGACGCCCGCACACTTCTACAATCTGGCGCTGGCCTACCGCGAGGATTACGCGCGCGGCGGCTTCCCCATGATGCCCGTCGTTCGCGGCGAGACGGTGACCCGAAAGCACATCGTCTACTACCTCGGAGCGACGCTCGTCGGGGCGGCCGTCCTCGCGTGGCTCTCCGACCTCGGCGTCCTCTTCGCCGCGACGACAGTCGCCTTCGGCGGGGTCTTCCTCTGGGCGGCCGTCGAGTTGCACTTCGCCCGGACGGACCGGGCCGCCCTCCGGTCGTTCCACGCCTCGAACGCCTTCCTGGGGGCCGTCCTCGTCGCGATCCTGATCGACGCGATGGTGCTGGTCTGA
- a CDS encoding aldo/keto reductase: MEYTTLGETGTTVSRLCFGTWRFGKTHGDDVETTREEAHALLDTCYENGINFIDTANVYGDPDGTSETWIGEWLEEYDREEFVIASKVYFPFDGWGEPGPNDSGLGRKHVRRQIEGTLDRLGTDYLDLYYIHRWDDETPIRETLSVLTDLVREGNVNHLGISTAAAWKLTKALWTADVEGLERFDVTQPMVNAAHYDEVGDYLDVCADQDLAVCPYSPLAGGFLTGKYDRAADGSVEAPDGSRATLEDRFGEYYATETAWDVLEAVESVADEVGATPAQVSLRWLMEQDRFTCVPIVGARTPDQLEENLGAVSLDLSDEQFERIEAARD; encoded by the coding sequence ATGGAGTACACCACCCTCGGCGAGACGGGCACCACCGTCTCCCGACTGTGCTTCGGCACCTGGCGATTCGGAAAGACGCACGGCGACGACGTCGAGACCACGCGCGAGGAGGCCCACGCCCTCCTCGATACGTGTTACGAGAACGGAATCAACTTCATCGACACGGCAAACGTCTACGGCGATCCCGACGGCACGAGCGAGACGTGGATCGGCGAGTGGCTCGAGGAGTACGATCGCGAGGAGTTCGTCATCGCCTCGAAGGTCTACTTCCCCTTCGACGGCTGGGGCGAACCGGGGCCGAACGACTCCGGGCTGGGACGCAAGCACGTCCGTCGCCAGATCGAGGGGACGCTCGACCGCCTCGGGACCGACTACCTCGATCTGTACTACATCCACCGCTGGGACGACGAGACGCCGATCCGCGAGACGCTGTCGGTCCTGACGGATCTCGTCCGCGAGGGCAACGTCAACCACCTCGGCATCTCGACGGCCGCGGCCTGGAAGCTCACCAAGGCGCTCTGGACCGCCGACGTCGAGGGCCTGGAACGCTTCGACGTCACGCAGCCGATGGTCAACGCCGCCCACTACGACGAGGTGGGCGACTACCTCGACGTCTGCGCCGACCAGGACCTCGCAGTCTGTCCGTACTCGCCGCTGGCCGGCGGCTTCCTCACCGGCAAGTACGACCGCGCCGCCGACGGCTCCGTCGAGGCGCCCGACGGCTCGCGCGCGACGCTCGAGGACCGCTTCGGCGAGTACTACGCCACGGAGACCGCCTGGGACGTCCTCGAAGCCGTCGAATCCGTCGCCGACGAGGTCGGGGCGACGCCGGCGCAGGTCTCGCTGCGCTGGCTGATGGAACAGGATCGATTCACCTGCGTCCCGATCGTCGGCGCGCGCACCCCCGACCAGCTGGAGGAGAACCTCGGCGCGGTGTCGCTCGACCTCTCGGACGAGCAGTTCGAGCGGATCGAAGCGGCCCGCGACTGA